The Streptomyces sp. NBC_01197 genome window below encodes:
- a CDS encoding S1C family serine protease, with the protein MSTENEGTEGTAAETAPPAPSAPPVPVAAPEGTPASATEATAQLPGPVPADAPEPARAADAGWPPPPPSVPAYGGGGNGGYGEGGGPVWGAPVPAPPAGPKKRAGGLIAAVVVAALVAGGIGGGIGYFAAEHSDNATGSTTVSAPGKAQEVKRSPNTVAGIAAKALPSVVTIEAKSGNGDGGTGTGFIYDTQGHILTNNHVVAEAADGGTLTATFSNGKKYDAEVVGRAQGYDVAVVKLKNAPSGLTPLELGNSDQVAVGDSTIAIGAPFGLSNTVTTGIVSAKNRPVASGDGSGSKASYMSALQTDASINPGNSGGPLLDDRGAVIGINSAIQSASSGSLGGDSQAGSIGLGFAIPISQAKNVAQQLIKTGQPVYPVIGATVAMDEQGNGAKISDQGASGTASVAANGPAAKAGLKPGDVITKLDGTAIDSGPTLIGTIWTHKPGDKVQLTYKRGGKEHTVEVTLGQRKGDS; encoded by the coding sequence GTGAGCACCGAGAACGAGGGCACCGAGGGCACGGCGGCCGAGACCGCACCACCCGCCCCGTCCGCACCTCCCGTGCCGGTTGCCGCTCCTGAGGGCACGCCCGCTTCCGCCACCGAAGCCACTGCGCAGCTCCCCGGGCCGGTGCCCGCCGACGCGCCCGAGCCCGCCCGGGCCGCGGACGCCGGCTGGCCCCCGCCGCCGCCGTCGGTTCCCGCGTACGGGGGCGGCGGCAACGGCGGATACGGGGAAGGCGGCGGCCCCGTATGGGGGGCGCCCGTCCCGGCTCCGCCCGCCGGGCCGAAGAAGCGCGCGGGCGGTCTGATCGCAGCGGTGGTCGTCGCGGCGCTGGTCGCGGGCGGTATCGGCGGCGGCATCGGGTACTTCGCCGCCGAGCACAGCGACAACGCGACGGGCTCGACGACCGTGTCGGCGCCCGGCAAGGCGCAGGAGGTCAAGCGCTCTCCGAACACCGTTGCGGGGATCGCTGCCAAGGCGCTGCCGAGCGTGGTGACCATAGAGGCGAAGAGCGGCAACGGCGACGGCGGCACGGGCACCGGCTTCATCTATGACACCCAGGGCCACATCCTCACCAACAACCACGTGGTGGCGGAGGCGGCCGACGGGGGCACCCTGACGGCGACGTTCTCCAACGGCAAGAAGTACGACGCCGAGGTGGTCGGCCGGGCGCAGGGTTACGACGTGGCCGTCGTCAAGCTCAAGAACGCTCCCTCCGGGCTGACCCCGCTGGAGCTCGGCAACTCCGACCAGGTGGCGGTGGGCGACTCGACGATCGCGATCGGTGCGCCGTTCGGCCTGTCCAACACGGTGACGACCGGCATCGTCAGCGCCAAGAACCGCCCGGTCGCCTCGGGCGACGGCTCGGGCAGCAAGGCCTCGTACATGAGCGCCCTGCAGACCGACGCCTCGATCAACCCGGGCAACTCGGGCGGCCCGCTGCTCGACGACCGCGGGGCGGTCATCGGCATCAACTCGGCCATCCAGTCGGCCAGCAGCGGCAGCCTCGGCGGCGACTCGCAGGCCGGCTCGATCGGCCTGGGCTTCGCCATCCCGATCAGCCAGGCGAAGAACGTCGCCCAGCAGCTGATCAAGACCGGTCAGCCGGTCTACCCGGTGATCGGTGCCACGGTCGCGATGGACGAGCAGGGCAACGGCGCCAAGATCTCCGACCAGGGCGCGAGCGGCACGGCCTCGGTCGCGGCCAACGGCCCGGCGGCCAAGGCCGGTCTCAAGCCGGGCGACGTGATCACCAAGCTGGACGGCACGGCGATCGACAGCGGCCCGACCCTGATCGGCACGATCTGGACGCACAAGCCGGGCGACAAGGTCCAGCTCACCTACAAGCGGGGCGGCAAGGAGCACACGGTCGAGGTCACCCTGGGCCAGCGCAAGGGCGACAGCTGA
- a CDS encoding DUF3291 domain-containing protein, whose product MTTYQLAQVNVGRITGPLDGPVLADFVAQLPEINALADNADGFVWRLVDGGGADSTSLRPDGHDDMLLINCSVWESVETLKEFTYRSDHLRLLSRRREWFERMSEHHQAMWWVPAGHRPTVAEAMERIARLREHGESPEAFTFRTPHPAPSRQTAPQISGPHAP is encoded by the coding sequence ATGACCACCTATCAGCTGGCCCAGGTCAATGTCGGACGCATTACCGGCCCGCTCGACGGGCCCGTCCTGGCGGACTTCGTAGCCCAGCTCCCCGAGATCAACGCACTCGCCGACAACGCCGACGGATTCGTCTGGCGGCTGGTCGACGGCGGCGGCGCGGACTCGACGAGTCTGCGACCGGACGGGCATGACGACATGCTGTTGATCAACTGCTCGGTCTGGGAGTCGGTCGAGACCCTCAAGGAGTTCACCTACCGCAGCGACCACTTGCGACTGCTGAGCCGCCGCCGGGAGTGGTTCGAGCGGATGTCCGAGCACCATCAGGCCATGTGGTGGGTCCCGGCCGGCCACCGGCCCACCGTCGCCGAGGCGATGGAGCGCATAGCGCGGCTACGCGAACACGGCGAGAGCCCCGAGGCGTTCACCTTCCGCACGCCCCACCCCGCACCTTCGCGGCAGACGGCCCCGCAGATCTCCGGTCCGCACGCCCCCTGA
- a CDS encoding helix-turn-helix transcriptional regulator, with protein sequence MSSGNESEDSDAIEDEALEAVGALAEPVRRRLYRYVVATPGATSRDAAAEAAGVSRSLAAFHLDKLVEAGLLAVTYRRLSGRTGPGAGRPSKLYLRAPGERTVSLPPRSYGSAGRLLAEVVDGAGLDRELQSAARAAGAAEVPAGADGPVSVEDDLVAVLRSRGYEPYLDGTTVRLNNCPFHALADEFPALTCGMNLAYIEGLLPGCAGGEDWTAAMDPLPVGCCVALTSKTNRA encoded by the coding sequence GTGAGCAGCGGGAACGAAAGCGAAGACAGCGATGCCATCGAGGACGAGGCCTTGGAAGCCGTGGGCGCGCTGGCGGAGCCGGTGCGGCGCAGGCTGTACCGGTACGTGGTCGCGACGCCGGGCGCGACGAGCCGCGACGCGGCAGCCGAGGCGGCCGGTGTCTCCCGCTCCCTGGCCGCCTTCCACTTGGACAAGCTGGTCGAGGCCGGGCTGTTGGCCGTCACCTACCGGCGGCTGTCCGGGCGCACCGGGCCGGGAGCGGGCCGCCCGTCGAAGCTGTATCTGCGAGCGCCGGGCGAGCGGACGGTTTCGCTGCCGCCCCGTTCGTACGGCTCCGCGGGCCGGCTCCTCGCCGAGGTGGTCGACGGCGCCGGGCTGGACCGGGAGTTGCAGTCGGCTGCGCGGGCGGCGGGGGCCGCGGAGGTTCCGGCCGGCGCGGACGGTCCCGTCTCGGTGGAGGACGATCTCGTCGCGGTGCTGCGTTCGCGCGGCTACGAGCCCTACCTGGACGGGACGACCGTCCGCCTGAACAACTGCCCGTTCCACGCCTTGGCGGACGAATTCCCGGCGCTCACCTGCGGGATGAACCTGGCGTACATCGAGGGTCTGCTGCCCGGCTGCGCCGGGGGCGAGGACTGGACGGCCGCAATGGACCCGCTGCCGGTGGGGTGTTGCGTCGCCTTGACTTCTAAAACTAATAGAGCTTGA
- a CDS encoding phosphodiester glycosidase family protein translates to MSQATDPGPRKRLRPRGKATRAVLAALLVCVGALGWSVSGALTYPGDDSTAARLAGWAREHHLGVVVDKLENIRYDLDPPKVGGALSADAQARMNQTAAAQAPPRGAHSEVPLRNPMRPMVSPALKGEGVYRTLASDSKGRPIVQGTYVRPDAEHTSYEAAVAWISTKNARFQLHPGVREPGGTFSVPPNVPKGQRTGLVATWNGGFKITDGGSNGGFYLNGRTAGSLRNGAASEVFYRDGSFKLGVWGRDVRMTPDVVGVRQCLELMVDGGKVVPDIDSDSKWGATDQSKMFVERSGVGVTAKGDVIMVVGQALTAHTLADLMQRAGAVRAMPLDMNRAWPSFMSYNGKADPADPKPTNILDFENPPERYYNQATRDFVAVYSR, encoded by the coding sequence ATGTCCCAGGCAACGGATCCCGGCCCCCGGAAGCGCCTGCGCCCCCGCGGAAAGGCCACCCGCGCGGTGCTCGCGGCCCTCCTGGTCTGCGTCGGAGCCCTCGGCTGGTCCGTGAGTGGCGCCCTGACCTACCCGGGCGACGACAGCACGGCGGCACGGCTCGCGGGCTGGGCCCGCGAGCACCACCTGGGCGTTGTGGTCGACAAGCTGGAGAACATCAGGTACGACCTCGACCCACCGAAGGTCGGCGGCGCCCTGTCGGCCGATGCCCAGGCCCGCATGAACCAGACCGCGGCCGCGCAAGCGCCCCCGCGCGGCGCCCACTCCGAGGTACCACTGCGCAACCCGATGCGCCCGATGGTCTCACCGGCGCTCAAGGGCGAAGGCGTCTACCGCACGCTGGCAAGCGACAGCAAGGGGCGGCCGATCGTGCAGGGGACGTACGTGCGGCCCGACGCGGAGCACACGTCGTACGAGGCGGCCGTCGCCTGGATCAGCACCAAGAACGCGCGCTTCCAGCTCCACCCGGGCGTACGGGAGCCCGGCGGCACCTTCTCGGTGCCGCCGAACGTCCCCAAGGGTCAGCGCACCGGACTCGTCGCCACCTGGAACGGCGGATTCAAGATCACCGACGGCGGCTCCAACGGTGGCTTCTACCTCAACGGCCGTACCGCCGGATCGCTCCGAAACGGCGCCGCTTCCGAGGTCTTCTACCGTGACGGTTCGTTCAAGCTCGGCGTCTGGGGCCGCGACGTACGGATGACACCGGACGTCGTCGGCGTACGCCAGTGCCTGGAGCTGATGGTCGACGGCGGGAAGGTCGTCCCGGACATCGACAGCGACTCCAAGTGGGGAGCCACCGACCAGAGCAAGATGTTCGTGGAGCGCTCGGGCGTGGGCGTCACCGCCAAGGGCGACGTCATCATGGTGGTCGGGCAGGCACTGACGGCCCACACGCTGGCGGACCTGATGCAGCGCGCCGGTGCCGTACGCGCGATGCCGCTCGACATGAACCGCGCCTGGCCCTCCTTCATGAGCTACAACGGCAAGGCCGACCCCGCCGACCCGAAGCCGACGAACATCCTGGACTTCGAGAACCCGCCCGAGCGCTACTACAACCAGGCGACGCGGGACTTCGTGGCGGTGTACTCGCGCTGA
- a CDS encoding DUF6344 domain-containing protein, with product MTSQAKKVWAAFSTAFFALIAMLGFSTSARSATAAVSAGASSPVPADLTGRTVRTTGVPAVRTAPDAAEPAPAPAPAPAPVTVEPAQVAWWALPKDRALPPTIKQRIRAEAHGSTPSTRHLPLDVDASSDNAVTDAAVGEAVLQPA from the coding sequence ATGACCAGCCAGGCCAAGAAGGTGTGGGCCGCCTTCAGCACCGCGTTCTTCGCGCTTATCGCGATGCTCGGATTCTCCACTTCGGCTCGCTCCGCCACCGCTGCCGTCTCTGCCGGGGCCTCCTCCCCGGTCCCCGCCGACCTGACGGGCCGCACCGTCCGTACGACGGGTGTCCCTGCCGTACGAACGGCTCCGGATGCCGCGGAACCGGCACCCGCTCCCGCGCCGGCACCTGCGCCGGTCACCGTCGAACCGGCGCAGGTCGCCTGGTGGGCGCTGCCCAAGGACCGTGCGCTGCCCCCGACCATCAAGCAGCGCATCCGCGCCGAAGCACACGGGTCCACGCCCAGCACGCGGCACCTCCCGCTCGACGTCGACGCTTCGTCGGACAACGCGGTCACGGACGCGGCGGTCGGTGAAGCGGTTCTTCAGCCGGCCTGA
- a CDS encoding bifunctional DNA primase/polymerase, translating into MAATDRHPAALALTQALSAAELGLPVIPLSRTKLPAIPSPHHGEAAPVRCRGACGRTGHGVHDATADPTAVHALFAAAPWATGYGIACGRPPHHLIGIDLDTKAETDSTAALQRLALKHLFAIPATVTVLTPSGGSHLWLTGPPDRVVPNSVSRLAPGIDVRGAGGYLVGPGSLTAHGVYRLAPGAAHLAPAPCPRALLRLLTPPARSQYPTGRPTQGHGLVHFVLAAHEGQRNIRLFWAACRAYENGFGDRLAYQLTHAAARTGLTEHEARATIASAARLTMPAPRSVRLV; encoded by the coding sequence ATGGCCGCCACCGACAGGCACCCCGCCGCCCTGGCCCTCACCCAGGCGCTCTCCGCCGCCGAGCTCGGGCTCCCCGTCATCCCCCTGTCCCGCACAAAGCTCCCGGCGATCCCCTCGCCGCACCACGGGGAGGCCGCCCCGGTCCGCTGCCGCGGCGCCTGCGGCCGTACGGGGCACGGCGTCCACGACGCAACGGCCGACCCCACAGCCGTACACGCGCTGTTCGCCGCCGCCCCCTGGGCCACCGGCTACGGCATCGCCTGCGGCCGGCCGCCGCACCATCTGATCGGCATCGACCTCGACACCAAGGCGGAGACCGACTCCACTGCCGCTCTGCAACGCCTCGCACTCAAGCATCTGTTCGCGATCCCGGCGACCGTCACCGTGCTCACCCCGAGCGGCGGCAGCCACCTCTGGCTGACCGGACCACCCGACAGGGTCGTCCCCAACTCGGTGAGCCGGCTCGCTCCCGGCATCGACGTCCGTGGCGCCGGCGGTTATCTCGTGGGGCCCGGTTCACTCACGGCCCACGGGGTCTACCGTCTCGCGCCCGGCGCGGCACATCTCGCGCCCGCGCCCTGTCCTCGTGCTCTTCTCCGTCTGCTCACGCCTCCCGCGCGTTCCCAGTACCCCACCGGCCGGCCCACTCAGGGCCATGGCCTGGTGCACTTCGTACTCGCCGCCCATGAGGGGCAGCGCAACATCCGTCTGTTCTGGGCTGCCTGCCGCGCTTACGAGAACGGTTTCGGCGACCGACTCGCCTACCAGCTCACCCACGCGGCTGCCCGTACCGGACTCACCGAGCATGAAGCCCGTGCCACCATCGCCTCGGCAGCCCGCCTGACGATGCCCGCACCGCGATCGGTGCGGCTTGTTTGA
- a CDS encoding acyl-CoA dehydrogenase family protein, translated as MHLAPTERQLELRAELRSYFSEVMRQGPGGGSSPGAGAPPAEQRALLRRIGADGMLGLGWPVEYGGKGRGPDEQFVFFDEAYRAGAPVSMVTLNTVGPTLMKYGTPEQKDYFLPRILTGDVVFAIGYSEPSAGTDLASLRTRAVRDGDTWVIDGQKIFTSNAQNADWIWLACRTDPDAPKHRGISIILVPTGATGFSWTPIETVGGQTTTATYYDGVRVPAGNLVGAENAGWKLITNQLNHERVALAAIGMQAEDAYAEVLAYARTPEPDTGARPADRAWVRARLAEVHARLAAVRLLNWRLVGDVGAGTLAPGDASGVKFLGTESAVEVYRMCQEIAGETALIRAGAPGAFGDGELERMNRAAQINTFGGGVSEVQREIVATMRLGMRSRKR; from the coding sequence GTGCACCTCGCCCCTACGGAACGGCAGTTGGAACTCCGTGCCGAACTCCGTTCATATTTCAGTGAAGTGATGCGCCAGGGGCCTGGCGGCGGCTCCTCTCCGGGCGCCGGCGCACCCCCTGCGGAACAACGGGCGCTGCTGCGGCGCATCGGCGCCGACGGAATGCTCGGGCTCGGCTGGCCCGTCGAGTACGGAGGTAAGGGCCGCGGGCCCGATGAGCAGTTCGTCTTCTTCGACGAGGCGTACCGCGCGGGTGCGCCCGTTTCGATGGTCACACTGAACACCGTCGGACCGACCCTGATGAAGTACGGGACGCCCGAGCAGAAGGACTACTTCCTTCCGCGCATACTGACCGGCGACGTCGTCTTCGCGATCGGCTACAGCGAGCCGTCGGCCGGTACCGATCTCGCCTCGCTGCGCACGCGCGCGGTGCGGGACGGTGACACGTGGGTGATCGACGGACAGAAGATCTTCACGTCCAACGCCCAGAACGCCGACTGGATCTGGCTCGCCTGCCGGACCGACCCGGACGCGCCCAAGCACCGCGGCATCTCGATCATCCTGGTGCCGACCGGTGCCACCGGCTTCTCGTGGACCCCGATCGAGACGGTGGGCGGGCAGACCACGACCGCCACGTACTACGACGGGGTCCGGGTGCCCGCGGGGAACCTGGTCGGTGCCGAGAACGCCGGCTGGAAGCTGATCACCAACCAGCTCAACCATGAGCGGGTGGCGCTGGCCGCGATCGGTATGCAGGCGGAGGACGCCTATGCGGAGGTCCTGGCGTACGCCCGCACACCCGAACCGGACACCGGCGCACGGCCGGCCGACCGCGCGTGGGTCAGGGCGCGGCTCGCGGAGGTGCACGCCCGGCTCGCGGCGGTCAGATTGCTCAACTGGCGGCTGGTCGGGGACGTCGGGGCCGGGACTCTCGCGCCGGGGGATGCAAGTGGGGTCAAGTTTCTGGGAACCGAAAGCGCCGTAGAGGTGTATCGAATGTGTCAGGAAATTGCGGGGGAGACAGCGTTGATCCGGGCGGGGGCTCCCGGGGCTTTCGGGGACGGAGAGCTGGAGCGCATGAACCGGGCCGCGCAGATCAACACGTTCGGGGGCGGGGTGAGCGAGGTGCAGCGGGAGATCGTCGCGACGATGCGACTCGGGATGAGGAGCCGGAAGAGGTGA
- a CDS encoding bifunctional MaoC family dehydratase N-terminal/OB-fold nucleic acid binding domain-containing protein produces MLYEQLKVYEGRPAATSGVGKDTVNEPMIRHWCEVMGDANPAYPAVAPPTMLQAWTMGGLSGHTGRTAAYDELFALLDGAGCTAVVATDCEQEYLRDLRPGDRITFDAVIESVSERKKTALGAGYFVTTRMDVRADGELAGTHRFRILKYAPGARTEKPAAAATGFGSKAVTGVGEAGGGRPGARRPRPVVNRDNAGFWEGVARHELLIQRCTACSALRFPWLPGCNACGSPEWDTVEASGAGAVYSYVVMHHPAFPAFDPPYAVGLIELAEGVRMVSNVIGVAYDKVRVGLPVSLEFLRVDEDLELPVFRGGGG; encoded by the coding sequence CTGCTGTACGAGCAGTTGAAGGTGTACGAGGGGCGCCCGGCCGCGACCTCCGGGGTGGGCAAGGACACGGTCAACGAGCCGATGATCAGGCACTGGTGCGAGGTGATGGGGGACGCGAACCCGGCCTATCCGGCTGTCGCGCCGCCGACGATGCTCCAGGCCTGGACGATGGGCGGGCTCTCGGGGCACACGGGCAGGACCGCCGCTTATGACGAGTTGTTCGCCCTGCTGGACGGTGCGGGATGCACGGCGGTCGTCGCGACCGACTGCGAGCAGGAGTATCTCCGGGATCTGCGGCCCGGTGACCGGATCACCTTCGACGCGGTGATCGAGTCGGTCTCCGAGCGCAAGAAGACCGCGCTGGGGGCCGGGTACTTCGTCACTACGCGGATGGATGTCCGGGCCGACGGTGAGCTGGCGGGGACGCACCGTTTCCGGATCCTCAAGTACGCACCCGGGGCGAGGACGGAGAAACCGGCTGCGGCAGCTACGGGGTTCGGCAGCAAGGCCGTTACGGGCGTGGGGGAGGCCGGGGGCGGGAGGCCGGGGGCGAGGCGGCCGCGCCCGGTCGTGAACCGGGACAACGCCGGGTTCTGGGAGGGGGTGGCCCGGCACGAGCTGCTGATCCAGCGGTGCACGGCCTGTTCGGCGCTTCGGTTCCCCTGGCTGCCGGGCTGCAACGCGTGCGGATCGCCGGAGTGGGACACGGTCGAGGCGAGCGGGGCCGGGGCGGTCTATTCGTATGTGGTCATGCACCATCCCGCCTTTCCGGCCTTCGACCCGCCCTATGCGGTGGGCCTGATCGAGCTGGCCGAAGGAGTGCGCATGGTGAGCAATGTGATCGGTGTGGCGTACGACAAGGTGCGGGTCGGTCTGCCGGTGAGCCTCGAGTTCCTCCGCGTGGACGAGGACCTGGAGCTTCCGGTGTTCAGGGGAGGCGGGGGCTGA
- a CDS encoding acyl-CoA dehydrogenase family protein, with translation MEFTPTEEQEAARDLAAHIFADLSTHERLTAAGTGTDAGLWKALGAAGLVAAAEETGLLGLVLLLEEQGRTTAQVPFAATCVYGLLAVAAHGTAEQRGRLLPALREGAAVATGAVPARGGVRADAHGMLSGSVPFVPWLRDATLVLVADQDLGLWLVRVADARTEPVESTAPWSGGRLTLSGTPAEALGGPGAYQQVLAVARIAFAGLQAGVCAGSLARAVSYTSEREQFGRPLSTNQGVLLRAADAYMDTEAIRVTAYEAAWRHDEGLPFVTHALTAAWWASEAGKRVVHAGQHLHGGLGSDLEYPAHRHFLWGRQLDAYLGCGSEVLDELGTLLVDGCAGTAEMEEPV, from the coding sequence ATGGAGTTCACACCGACGGAGGAGCAGGAAGCCGCGCGGGACCTGGCCGCACACATCTTCGCGGACCTCTCCACGCACGAGCGGCTGACGGCGGCCGGCACCGGGACGGATGCCGGATTGTGGAAAGCGCTGGGCGCGGCGGGGCTGGTGGCGGCGGCCGAGGAGACGGGGCTGCTCGGTCTGGTGCTGCTCCTGGAGGAGCAGGGCAGGACCACGGCCCAGGTCCCCTTCGCCGCGACCTGTGTGTACGGGCTGCTGGCGGTGGCCGCCCATGGCACGGCCGAGCAGCGCGGGAGGCTGCTGCCCGCGCTGCGGGAGGGGGCGGCGGTCGCGACGGGTGCGGTCCCGGCGCGCGGAGGCGTACGTGCCGACGCGCACGGGATGCTGAGCGGGAGCGTTCCATTCGTGCCGTGGCTGCGGGACGCCACTCTGGTGCTGGTCGCCGACCAGGACCTCGGGCTCTGGCTGGTACGGGTGGCGGACGCGCGGACGGAGCCGGTGGAGAGCACCGCACCCTGGTCGGGAGGGCGGCTGACTCTGTCCGGGACACCGGCCGAGGCGCTGGGCGGCCCGGGGGCGTACCAGCAGGTGCTGGCGGTGGCGCGGATAGCGTTCGCGGGGCTCCAGGCCGGTGTGTGCGCGGGTTCACTCGCGCGTGCCGTCTCGTACACCTCGGAGCGTGAGCAGTTCGGGCGGCCGCTCTCCACCAACCAGGGGGTGCTGCTGCGGGCGGCGGACGCGTACATGGACACCGAGGCGATACGGGTCACGGCGTATGAGGCGGCCTGGCGGCACGACGAGGGACTGCCGTTCGTCACCCATGCGCTCACCGCGGCGTGGTGGGCGTCGGAGGCGGGCAAGCGGGTCGTGCACGCGGGCCAGCATCTGCACGGCGGGCTGGGCTCCGACCTCGAATACCCAGCACACCGGCATTTTCTCTGGGGGCGGCAGCTCGACGCGTATCTGGGCTGCGGCAGCGAAGTGCTGGACGAGTTGGGCACGTTGCTCGTGGACGGCTGTGCGGGAACCGCAGAGATGGAGGAGCCGGTATGA
- a CDS encoding lipid-transfer protein yields MSRERRDALGGKAAIAGIGATEFSKDSGRSELKLAVEAVHTALDDAGLTPADVDGLVTFTMDTSPEITVAQAAGIGELSFFSRIHYGGGAACATVQQAALAVAAGVADVVVCYRAFNERSGRRFGSGVQHREPSAEGAALGWALPFGLLTPASWVAMAAQRYLHTYGLSSEVFGHVAVTDRRYAARNPAAYFYEKPITLADHAASRWIVEPLRLLDCCQETDGGQAIVITSAERARDLRRPPAVIVAAAQGAGRAQEQMTSFYRDDLSGLPEMNVVARQLWQTSGLRPSDIDVGILYDHFTPFVLMQLEEFGFCKPGEAAAFVAEDALPLNTHGGQVGEAYLHGMNGIAEAVRQVRGTSVNQISGAATTLVTAGTGVPTSGLILGTDG; encoded by the coding sequence ATGAGCCGGGAACGGCGCGATGCGCTCGGCGGGAAGGCCGCCATCGCAGGGATCGGGGCAACCGAGTTCTCCAAGGATTCCGGGCGCAGCGAGCTCAAACTCGCCGTGGAAGCGGTCCACACGGCCCTCGACGACGCGGGACTCACCCCCGCCGACGTGGACGGACTGGTCACCTTCACCATGGACACCAGCCCCGAGATCACGGTTGCCCAGGCGGCCGGGATCGGGGAGCTCTCCTTCTTCTCCCGCATCCACTACGGAGGCGGCGCCGCCTGTGCCACGGTGCAGCAGGCCGCACTCGCCGTCGCTGCCGGAGTGGCCGACGTAGTCGTCTGCTACCGGGCGTTCAACGAGCGCTCCGGGCGGCGGTTCGGCTCAGGGGTCCAGCACAGGGAGCCTTCGGCCGAGGGAGCCGCGCTGGGCTGGGCGCTGCCGTTCGGGCTGCTCACACCGGCCTCCTGGGTGGCGATGGCTGCCCAGCGTTATCTGCACACATACGGTCTCTCGTCCGAGGTGTTCGGCCATGTCGCGGTGACCGACCGCAGATATGCGGCGCGTAACCCGGCGGCGTACTTCTACGAGAAGCCGATCACCCTCGCCGATCACGCCGCCTCGCGGTGGATCGTGGAGCCGCTTCGGCTGCTCGACTGCTGCCAGGAGACCGACGGGGGGCAGGCGATCGTCATCACCAGCGCCGAGCGCGCCCGTGATCTGCGCCGTCCTCCGGCGGTGATCGTGGCCGCGGCGCAGGGAGCGGGCCGGGCACAGGAGCAGATGACCAGTTTCTACCGGGACGATCTCAGCGGGCTGCCCGAGATGAACGTGGTGGCACGGCAGCTCTGGCAGACCTCCGGGCTGCGGCCGTCCGACATCGACGTGGGCATCCTCTACGACCACTTCACTCCGTTCGTGCTGATGCAGCTGGAGGAGTTCGGCTTCTGCAAGCCGGGCGAAGCAGCGGCCTTCGTCGCGGAGGACGCGCTTCCGCTGAACACCCATGGGGGCCAGGTCGGGGAGGCGTATCTGCACGGCATGAACGGCATAGCGGAAGCCGTACGGCAGGTGCGTGGCACATCGGTGAACCAGATATCCGGTGCGGCCACGACCCTCGTCACCGCAGGTACCGGCGTACCCACATCCGGGCTCATCCTCGGCACGGACGGCTGA